TACACCACGGCCTGCACCCGGTCGCGCAGGTCGAGCTTGGTGAGGATGCGGGACACGTACGTCTTGACCGTCTCCTGGCTGATCACCAGGGCCGCGGCGATCTCGCTGTTGGACAGGCCCTCCGCGATGAGTCGGAGCACCTCCAGCTCGCGCGGGGTCAGCGCGCCGCCGTTCGGGTCGCCCTCGGCCGGGCGGATGCGGGCCGCGTACCTGCCCACCAGCTGCCGGGTCACCTCCGGGGCCAGCAGCGCGGCGCCCGTCGCCACCGTGCGGATGCCGTGGAGCAGCTGCGCCGGTGGGGCGTCCTTGAGCAGGAAGCCGCTGGCGCCCGCGCGCAGTGCCTCGTAGACGTAATCGTCGAGGTTGAACGTCGTCACCACGAGGACCTTCACCGGCTCGGGGACCCCGGCACCGGCCAGCAGGCGGGTCGCCTCGATGCCGTCGAGCACCGGCATCCGGACGTCCATCACCACCACGTCCGGCCGGAGCCGAACGGCCAGGTCGACCGCCGCGCGTCCGTCGCCGCACTCGCCGACGATCTCCATGTCGGGCTGGGCGTCGATGATCGTCGCGAATCCGGCGCGGATCAGCTCCTGGTCGTCGCAGACCAGCACCCGGACCGGCGCGGTCACCACGGGTTTCCAACCGGGATCCGGGCCCGCACGAGGAAGCCGCCGCCGGTCTGCGCGCCCGCGCTGAAGTCGCCACCGAGGGCGGTGACCCGCTCGCGGAGCCCGGCGAGGCCGCGCCCGCTGCCGCCCGGGGACGCGCTGCCGGATCCGGAGCCGTCGGTGCTGATCTCCACGGTCGTCTCTCCTTCCCCGTGGTGAACGCGAACCCTGGTCCGGCTGCCGTGCGCATACTTCAGCGCGTTCGTCAGCGCCTCCTGCACCACCCGGTACGCCGCCTCCTCGGCGCTGCCGGTGGCCGCCACCGACGTGCCCTCCCGGACGAACTCGACCGGCTGCCCGGCCTGCCGGGAATGGGCGACGAGGGCGTCCAGGTCGCCGACGGACGGCGTACGCGGATCGCTTGTGCTGTGATCCGGGTTGAGCAGGTCGAGCAGCTGCCGCAGGTCGCCGATGGCCCGGCGGCCGGTGCCGGTGATCGCGGTCAATGCCTGGTCCAGCTTGTCCGGGGCGCCCGTCAGGTAGCGCGCCGCCTCGGCCTGCACGACCATCGCCGTCACGTGGTGGGTGACGACGTCGTGCAGCTCCCGGGCGATGCGCGTGCGCTCCGCAGTACGGGTGGCCTCCTCGACATGGCGGCGGCGTTCCGCCTCGGCGGCCCGGTTCTGGCGCAGCCACGCCCCGATGCCCCACGCGAGCGCCAGAAACAGGTAGAAGGTGGTGAACCCCGCGACGCCCTCATCCGATCCGAGCCGGTCGAGGGAGATCGCCAGGGGCACGTACGCCGCCGAGGCGAGACCCGCGACGACCCAGCGGCGCCGCTCCAGGTGGGCGCCGGCGCTGATGAGCGCGATGGCCAGTCCCGTACCCGCGATGGTGTGGTAGCCGCGGAGCTGGTCGATCGCGAAGCCGAGCGACACCAGCGCGAGGCAGACGGCCGGCCACCGACGGCGTACGGCCAGCGGCAGGCATTCCAGGGCGACGACACCGACGGTCAGCGCGTCGTACGGGCGGTCCGGGAGGTCGCCGAGCTGCGTACCCTGCCGCTCCAGAGCCGGGACCACCGCCGCGAGGGCGAGGGCCAGGGCGAACGGGAGATCCCGGACCGTGATCGGCCACTGCCGCCACAGATCCGGGAGCCTCCGGAGCTTGATCACTGGGTGACTGTAGCGGTTGCCGGGGCCTGCGCCGTGCGGTGGCGGCGCGGGACGATGTGCCCGCGGCGCTTGGCCAGCCACAGGAACACCACGGTCAGCACCACGCCGGCCAGCACCGCGTACAGGCTGCCCTCCGGCCCGAAAGCGCCGCCGCTGAGCGCGACCGGCCCCGACGTCGAGGCCTCGAGCAGCCCCTTCGACTCGCCGTTGCCCGAGACCACGACGCTGAAGATGCCGCCGGCGGCGAAATTCCAGCCGAAGTGCAGGCCGATCGGGACCCACAGGTTCCGGGTGGCGGCGTAGCAGGCGGCCAGCATGAACCCGGCCTCGATGGCGATGGCGGTCGCCCCCCACAGGGTGGCGTCCGGGTTCACCAGGTGGATCGCGCCGAACACCACGCCGGTCAGGGCGAGAGCGATCCAGGTGCCCGTACGCTCCTCGATGATGCGGAACAGTACCCCCCGGAACAGCAGCTCCTCGGTGACCGCGACGGCCACCATGAATCCGAGCAGACCCAGCGCTCGCGTCGGCGAACCCCAGCCCTCGATGTGGTAACCGCCGAGGAACGCGATGTTGGCGATGACGGCCGCGAACATGGCGAAGCCGATGAGCGTCCCGCGGCCCAGCTTCCCGCCCCAACCGTCCTGGCCGAGCTCGGTCGGCTCACGGCGCTCGGTGCGCCGCACGACCCACCGGTAGACGACCACGCCCAGCACCGCCGTCACAGCGCCGATCACCAAGGTGAGGAAGAAGTTGCCCTCGACGGCGGCCATGCTCTGCCCGCCGACGAGGACGACGGCGGCGACGGCGAGAAGTTGTTTGACGAAGCGCATGCTGACTCCTTCGCAGACCGCGACCGGAGCGTCGCGGACACAAAGAAACCTATGGAGTTCCGTCGCCACAATCGTCCCCGTGCGGTGGACACTTGCGGGTAGCTCGCACGGGGGACATGACCCTCTCCGGAGTCCGGAAACCCGGTCAGACATGGCGAGATCCGCCGCCCGCCGCGCCCCGTCCGGCCGTGGGACCTGGACGAACCGGCATCGACAGTGCGTCCCATCCGCTCACGATCTTGGAGGTACCTTGAAGCTCCTGCTTACGTCCGGCGGTGTGACGAACCCAAGCATCCATTCGGCGCTCGTGCAGCTTCTCGGTAAGCCGGTCTCCGAGTGCCGGGCCCTCTGCGTCCCGACAGCACAGTGGGGTCACCCGATGTGCGGACCGGCATCGGTGCAGGGCTTCGTGGCGGCCGACCCCGCTTCCGGTTGGCGGTACCTGTCTGGCCTGGGCTGGGCTTCGCTCGGTGTCCTCGAGCTCACGGCGCTGCCCAGCATCGGCGCAGAGCGATGGATTCCCTGGGTCCGGGAGACCGATGTGCTGCTGGTCGACGGTGGCGACGCGACGTACCTGTGTCACTGGATGCGAGAGTCCGGGCTGGCCGATCTGCTGCCCTCGCTGCTCGACACCGTCTGGGTGGGGGTGAGCGCGGGAAGCATGGTGATGACACCCCGGATCGGGTCCTACTTCGTCGAGTGGCCGTCGGCGCCGGACGACCGAGCTTTGGGAGTCGTCGACTTCTCGATCTTCCCGCACCTGAACCTCTTCCCCGCGAACACCCTGGCCGACGCCGAGCGGTGGGCGGCCGACATCGGCGTCCCGGCCTACGCCATCGACGAACAGACGGCCATCAAGGTCGTCGACGGCTCCGTCGAGGTGATTTCTGAAGGGCAATGGACGAAATTCGGGTAATTGTCAGCTCGGCGGCCATCCGGGTCTGCCGCGATCCGCGTAGCCGAGTGGCGACATCGCTCCTGTGCAGTGCAGACGCGCAGGCCGCAGCCTCTACTGGTGGTCGTGCCCGAGGGTGAGGCCTGGACCGCCCCTCGGCAGGCAACGGCCGCGCTGGCCGAGGCGAGGTGGCACTGGTGCCGTCGCCGGGTGTGCACGCTGGGCCCATGCCTGCGCCGGTGAAGTCAGGTCGACCGGTCACGGCAGTGGTTGACCGGACTGGTCGGCGCTGACGGACACGCGCTTTCCGGCAGGACCGAGCCAGCCCTCTGGCCGAGCATCGATAACGCCATGGAACGCACGGTCGGCGGCATGAGCGTGCACCTGGGTTCCATGTGTCATCGACCTGACCGAAACTGGCTGCGGTAGCCTCCGGGGCCGGCAGCATCAGAAAGTTGCAGGCGCGGCACGCCGCGAGCACGCGATAACCATGGTTGCAGGGAGCAGACCCATCGACGCCTCCGACACGATCACCCTGTGGCGGCCCACCGGACAGGCTGAACTCGACCTTGTTGCGGCGTCCGGATGGCGGGCTTGGCCACCACGTCTGCCGGACCAGCCGATCTTCTATCCGGTACTCAACCGCTGGTACGCCACAAAGATCGCCCGCGAGTGGAATGTCCCTGCCGGGGGCGTCGGCTACGTAACCCGGTTCGAGGTCCAGCGTGCGTACCTGAACCGTCACGAGGTTCATCAGGTCGGTGGCCGCGACGTGCTGGAGTACTGGATCCCCGCAGAGGAGCTTGCCGACCTCAACGCTCACATCGTCGGCGCGATCATCGAGGAAGCCGACTACCGCGGTCCCGTGGACGACCAGGAGTTCACCGACGTCCATCACGCGCTGGGCAGAGAGCTACCGACCGCGTGGCGGGCCTACCTGCAAGGTGCGTCGTGGTTCCGGCGAGGGTGGATGACAGGCGGAGCCTATGTTCGGCTCAACACGCCGCGCGAGATGCTCGAGCTGCACCAGGCATGGGATGAGAGCACCGACGCGCACCCCGGCATCGCGATCATCGGCGGTGACGGATCCCGCGAACAGCTCGTGCTCGACCTGCGCAGCGACCCCGCACCGGTGCTGCTGGTCGACATCACCAGCAGCGGATGGGACAACGCCATCCGGCAAGCCGATGATGTCGGCGAACTCATCGACCGCATCGAGGCGGGCACCTTCGCGTTCGACTTCGAGGATTAGCGGACATCGGCAAGCGGCCCAACGCGCACCTCGCGGCAGATGCGGATGCCGCTACAGGGGGCTCTGAGCCGCTCGCCTACACGTTGTCGCGCCCGGCTATCTCGTCGCTGGACATCCGGCTGATCGTCCTGCCGACTCCGGTCTCCATCAGCGTCCGCAATGGTGGGACGAGACGGCTTTCCGATCTCAGATCCGGGTCATGGTGGAGGCGTAGCCGCCTCCGCCGGGGTAGGTCCATTCGCCGGTGACCGTGGTGTCGTCGGCGCTGAACGTGCCCTCGTAGTAGGCCGGGCTGCCTTTCGCGCCGGCCCAGATAATCAGCTTGTCGCCGACGAGTTCGTAGACGTAGTCGAAGGTGTTGCCGGCCGCGTCGTAGAACCGCGACACCACGTCCGCGCCGACCGGCTCGCCGAACGGGTGCAGGTTGCCGATGACCTCCAGACCGGTGACGGGTTGGCCGAACTGGCTCAGTTCGATGTGCTGGAGCAGGAAGAACCGGCCGGCCATCCACTCGTACCGCACAGTTCCCTCGGCGCCGCCGGTTACCGACCAGGTGCCGACCAGGCGGTCCAGTGCGGTCAGTTCGGCGCTCGGCTGGGTGTTCTCAGACATCGTGTCCTCCTCGGTGGGTGTTTGCCGGTACCTCGGAGGCGGCGCCCGGGCTTTGACATCGACACGATGTGACTCAGGTCGCACTTCTCGTGCGTCAAAGTTCGCGGTGCGGGCGCGAGGTAGCGGCAAACACCCACCGAGGAGGAAGTCATGACCACCATCGCCGCCACCGTTCCTGCCGTCCGCCGCTCGTCCGACCGCCTGCTCCTTGCCGGCGGCCTCGCCGGACCGGTCTTTTTAACCTCGGCCGTGACGCAGATGCTCATGCGGGAGGGCTACGACATCACACGGCACCCGATCAGCCAGCTGGCCACCGGAAGTCTCGGCTGGATCCAGATCACCACGTTCGTGCTCGCCGGCCTCGGCGGGATCGCCCTCGCCATCGGTGTCCGGCGCACGGTCACCGAGGGCACCGGCCGGCGTGTGCTGCCGATCTTCGTCGGGATCTTCGGTGCCGGGCTCGTCGCGGCCGGGGTGTTCACCATGGATCCGGAGTACGGCTTCCCGGTAGGGACTCCTGACGGGCCGGTCGACGAGATGTCCTGGCACAGCATCGCGCACTCGGCGGCGGCCGCCATTGCCTTCACCGCGCTGGCCGTCGCCGCCATCGTGCTGACCATCCGTCACGTCCGCCGTCGGGCCGCCCTGGCGGCGATACTGAACGGCCTCGCCGCGCTCATCCTGCTGATGCCGATGTCGCCGAGCCACATGAGCATCCAGATCGCCGTGAACGGCCTGGTCGCCTTCACCTGGACGACGGTCGTCGCCCTCTCCCTGCGCCGTT
The nucleotide sequence above comes from Micromonospora sp. M71_S20. Encoded proteins:
- a CDS encoding response regulator transcription factor, whose amino-acid sequence is MTAPVRVLVCDDQELIRAGFATIIDAQPDMEIVGECGDGRAAVDLAVRLRPDVVVMDVRMPVLDGIEATRLLAGAGVPEPVKVLVVTTFNLDDYVYEALRAGASGFLLKDAPPAQLLHGIRTVATGAALLAPEVTRQLVGRYAARIRPAEGDPNGGALTPRELEVLRLIAEGLSNSEIAAALVISQETVKTYVSRILTKLDLRDRVQAVVYAYRRGLVT
- a CDS encoding sensor histidine kinase: MIKLRRLPDLWRQWPITVRDLPFALALALAAVVPALERQGTQLGDLPDRPYDALTVGVVALECLPLAVRRRWPAVCLALVSLGFAIDQLRGYHTIAGTGLAIALISAGAHLERRRWVVAGLASAAYVPLAISLDRLGSDEGVAGFTTFYLFLALAWGIGAWLRQNRAAEAERRRHVEEATRTAERTRIARELHDVVTHHVTAMVVQAEAARYLTGAPDKLDQALTAITGTGRRAIGDLRQLLDLLNPDHSTSDPRTPSVGDLDALVAHSRQAGQPVEFVREGTSVAATGSAEEAAYRVVQEALTNALKYAHGSRTRVRVHHGEGETTVEISTDGSGSGSASPGGSGRGLAGLRERVTALGGDFSAGAQTGGGFLVRARIPVGNPW
- a CDS encoding CPBP family intramembrane glutamic endopeptidase, whose translation is MRFVKQLLAVAAVVLVGGQSMAAVEGNFFLTLVIGAVTAVLGVVVYRWVVRRTERREPTELGQDGWGGKLGRGTLIGFAMFAAVIANIAFLGGYHIEGWGSPTRALGLLGFMVAVAVTEELLFRGVLFRIIEERTGTWIALALTGVVFGAIHLVNPDATLWGATAIAIEAGFMLAACYAATRNLWVPIGLHFGWNFAAGGIFSVVVSGNGESKGLLEASTSGPVALSGGAFGPEGSLYAVLAGVVLTVVFLWLAKRRGHIVPRRHRTAQAPATATVTQ
- a CDS encoding Type 1 glutamine amidotransferase-like domain-containing protein; translation: MKLLLTSGGVTNPSIHSALVQLLGKPVSECRALCVPTAQWGHPMCGPASVQGFVAADPASGWRYLSGLGWASLGVLELTALPSIGAERWIPWVRETDVLLVDGGDATYLCHWMRESGLADLLPSLLDTVWVGVSAGSMVMTPRIGSYFVEWPSAPDDRALGVVDFSIFPHLNLFPANTLADAERWAADIGVPAYAIDEQTAIKVVDGSVEVISEGQWTKFG
- a CDS encoding DUF998 domain-containing protein, which encodes MTTIAATVPAVRRSSDRLLLAGGLAGPVFLTSAVTQMLMREGYDITRHPISQLATGSLGWIQITTFVLAGLGGIALAIGVRRTVTEGTGRRVLPIFVGIFGAGLVAAGVFTMDPEYGFPVGTPDGPVDEMSWHSIAHSAAAAIAFTALAVAAIVLTIRHVRRRAALAAILNGLAALILLMPMSPSHMSIQIAVNGLVAFTWTTVVALSLRRSS